TCGAACCCCTACTGGGTGCAGAACGCCCCGGACGGCGAACACGCCTTCGTCGCGGTCAAGGGCGAGGACACCGTCTCGGTGATCAACTACGAGCGCGCCGAGGAGGTCGCCGAGATCGCGGTCGACGCGGACCCGATGGTGATGGAGACGCGACCGGTTCCGGAGTCGATCCTGTCGGGTCTCTGAACCGCACCGGAATATTTCTCGACGTCTCGACGTTGATTTCTCGGGCGAGACCGTGCAGGTAGTGCACACACCGGCAAGCCTAAATGTCGAACATGCCGTAAGCGGTTGTAATGTCTGACCCACGCGTAGCCGGCGTCGGCCTTACCCACTTCGGCAAGCGCCCGGAGCGAACCGGGCGCGAGATGTTCGCCGACGCGGGACTGGCCGCGCTCGACGACGCCGGGATCGACCCCGACGACGTCGAGGCACTCTTCTACGGGAATTTCATGGGCGAACTGGCCGAACACCAGGGCCACCAGGCCCCGCTGATGGCCGAGGCCGTCGGTCTCGACGTCCCGGCGACGCGCTACGAATCCGCTTGCGCGTCCAGCGGGGCGGCCCTCCGCGACGCCGTCCTGCGAGTCCGTAACGGCGAAGCCGACGTCGTCCTCGTCGGCGGCTCCGAACGGATGACCAATATCGGGACGGCCGCCGCCACCGACGCGCTCTCCATCGCCGCCGACGACCTCTACGAGATCCGCGCCGGCATTACCTTCCCCGGCGCGTACGCGCTGATGGCCCGCGCCTACTTCGAGGAGTTCGGCGGGTCCCGCGAAGACCTCGCCGAGATCGCGGTCAAGAACCACGAACACGCCCTCCCCAACGAGTACGCACAGATGCAACAGGAGATCACCACCGAGGACGCCCTCGACGCCCCGACCATCGCCGACCCCCTGGGGCTGTACGACTCCTGTCCGATCACCGACGGCGCCACCGCAGCCGTCGTCACCAGCGAGGAGTACGCCGAAGAACACGGTCTGGACGCTCAGGTGGCGATCACCGGCACCGGGCAGGGCGGCGACAAGATGGCCCTGCACGACCGTCAGTACCTCTCGCGGACGCCCGCCACCGAGGACGCGGCGACGGAGGCCTACGCCGACGCCGGCATCGAGGCCGCCGACGTGGAGTTCCTCGAGGTCCACGACTGCTTCACCATCGCGGAGGTCCTCGCCCTCGAAGGCCTCGGCTGCTACGAGCCCGGCGACGCCATCGGGGCCGCCGGCCGCGGCGAGACGACGCGGCACGGCGACCTCCCGGTCAACCTCTCGGGCGGGCTGAAGGCCAAGGGCCACCCCGTCGGCGCGACTGGCGTCGCCCAGCTCATCTCGATCACGAAACTGCTGGAGGGGCGCCATCCCCGCTCCGACGCCGTCTCGGACGCGAGCACGGCCGTCGCCCACAACGCGGGTGGCACCGTCGCGAGTGCTACCGTCCACGTCTTAGAGGAGGTGGGCCGATGAGCGACGAGGTCCGCGACGACGGCTTCGACGACCTGCTGGACGCCGTCGCCGACGGCGAGGGCTTCTACGTCGAGTGCGACGAAGGCCACGGATCGCTCCCGCCCCGACTCGCCTGCCCGCAGTGTGGCTCGCAGGAACTCTCCGAGGAACCCCTGCCCGAATCCGGCGAGATCGTGACCTACACGATCGTCGCCGTCCCGACGCCGCAGTTCGCCGACGACGCGCCCTACGTCACCGCGGTCGTCGACTTCGGCCCCGTCTCCGTCACCGGCCAGGTCCGGGGCGTCGACCCAGAGGACGTCGAGACCGGCCAGGTCGTCGGCATCGACGTCGACGAGACCGTGACGAGCGGCGATCGCCTGCTCGTCTTCGAGCGGCGCTAGGCGAGACTACTCCTCCGCTTCGTCCGGCACTTCGATCTCGATACTCGTCGCCTCGCCCGGTTCCTCGCCCCTGACCACCCGGTGGGCGAACTGCTTGGGGTGCTCGACGTGGGGCTGGACGTCGGACTGATCGAACACGAGTAAACGCACGTTCGCGTGCTTCGCCAGCGCCTCGCCCCCTTCGAGCGGCGTCACGCTGGCCTGGCGACCCCAGATCAGCGTCACGGGCACGTCGAGGTCGCGAAGGACGTCCCCGAGGTCGACGTCGATGTCGAGGAAGCCGCCGAAGAAGGAAGCCGGCGCGAACCGCGCGCCGGGCTGATGGGCGGTCCGCCACAGGTAGTCGACCAGATCGTCCGTGACGTTGTCGGCGTCGTAGTAGCCGTGATCCGTGGTGAAGTGTCGGATCGCGCGCTTGCTCGTCGCCAGGTTGTAGATCGCGGTGCCGACCAGCGGGCTCCGGACGACCGACCTGACCAGCGGGCGGCGTCCCTGGAAGGTCGTCGCGGTGGGACAGACCAGGATCAGCTCCGAGACGGGGGTCGACTCGGCAGCCACGGCGGCGTAGGCGCCCGCGAGCGACGACGCGACGACGATGGGGTCGTCGGTCAGGTCCGCCGCGGCGTCCTCGACGAAGGTGGTGTACAGCGATCCCGAGTAGAGCAGCGGCGGTCGATCGGACAGCCCGAACCCGGGCAGGTCGGGTGCGACGACGTGGTGGTCTTCGGCGAGGTCGTCGACGATGGCGCGGAACTCGTGGCTGGATCCGGAGGCGTTGATCCCGTGGAGGAGCAGGAGGTCGGGGTCCTCGGGGTCCCCGGCCTCGGTGTAGCCGATCTCGAAGCCGCGCCAGCGGTAGGTTCTGGGTTCGAGGTCGAGGGGCGGCTCGAGCGCGCCCGCGCTGCGCGAGAGGGACCGATTCACGGCAGCCGTCAGCCCGATGCCGCCCGCGACCGCAGCCGCGACGGTGCGCAATTTCATACCCGTATCGACGGTCGACAGGCGTTTATAACTGCCCCACCGCCGGGTGTCAGTTCTCCCAGACGCGTGCCACCGCGATGCCCAGCGCGCCGACCAGCCACAGCGTCAGGCCGGTCGCGCCGGCCACCAGCGACGGGGTCGGCGCACTCCGCGTGTAGACGTCGCCCACCGCCAGCGTGTAGACGAGGCCGCGGTAGGCGCTGTTGGGACTCAGCGCCGTCAGCGTGTCGAGCGACCCCGGGTCGATCAGCCCGCCGGACAGCCCCGCGACGAGCGTGGCGTCGAAGCCCAGCACGAGGGCGATGACGAGCGCGACGGCGACGGCCAGGGCCTCGCGGGCCGACCGGGCGACCGCGGAGACCGCGACGGCGACGGCCAGCGCGACCGCGGTGAAGACCGCCGTCAGCGTCACGAACCGCAGGAACAGCGCGGGGCCGTCGATGGTCCCGTGGCTGACGATGACCGAGACCTGTTCGCCGGGGCTGAACGCGACCACGCCGCCGGCGATCCCGAGGGTCACGAGGACGACCGGGAGGAGCCCGGCCAGCCGGCCGAGGAAGACGCCGCCGACGAAGGCGACGCGGCTCACCGGGTAGGTCTGGATGGTCTCCAGTTCGCCGCGGTCGGCGTCGGACCTGATCGCGCGATATCCGAACGCGAAGGCCAGCAGGGGGACGAGCAGCTCGACCGGCGCGATCAGGTCGAGAATCAGGGGGAGGTACCCGCCGGCCCCCGACGCGACGGTGAAGCCGACCACGACCGTCAGGAACCCAAGCGCCAGGACGAGCACGGTCGGCGTCCGGAGCAGCGTCGCGAACTCCCGCTGGGCGACGACCAGCGCGTCGCGCGCTCCGCTCATGTGTCGCCCTCCGTGCCGGTCCGCGTCAGGACGGTCCCCGACTCGACCGCGACGAGTTCCGTCAGCGCCGATTCCAGGCTGTCCGTCCCGGTCTCCTGCCGCAGGGCCGCCGGACTGTCCGCGGCGACCACGCGGCCGCGGTCCAGCACGAGGACCTGATCCGCGATCCGGTCGACGGTGGTCAGGTCGTGGCTCGTCACCAGGACCGCCGACCCGTCCACGGCGAGGTCCGTGATCACGTCCCCGACGTGGCGCGTCATCATCGGGTCCAGACCGCTCGATGGCTCGTCGAGTAACACCAGCGGGGGATCGCCGACGGTCGCCTGTGCGATACCCAGGAGCCGCGTCATGCCGCCCGAGAGCGCGTCGATCCGGCGGTCCGGGACGCCGCCGAGGCCGACCCGGTCGACGGTCGCCTCGACGTCGACCTCGCCGCCGGTCAGGTCGGCGTAGAACTGCAGCGTCTCCGCGACCGTGAACTGGGGCCTGAACGCCGGGGCCTGTGGGAGGTACCCGACCGAGCGCGACGTGCTCTCGGCGTGCTCGACGGTGCCGCCGTCGGACGCGACCAGGTCCGCGACGGCCCTGATCAGGGTCGTCTTCCCCGACCCGTTTGGCCCGACGAGACACGTGACGGTCTCGGGCGCGGCGGTGAACGAGACCGAGTCCACGGCGGTCACGTCGCCGAAGGCGACCGTCAGGTCCTCGACGGCGAGCGCCGGCTCCGTCATGGCTCGCTCCCGTTGACGCGTTCGAGCGTGTTCGGCCGAACTGGTTCGGCGAGCGGTGCGGTGTCGAGGACGCCGCTGGTCCGGAGCCCCGGCAGTCGGTCCTGCACGGACCGCAGCAGGGCCACCGCCGGTGACTCCCGGAGGGTCAGACCGCCTTCGGCGGAGAGGACTGTCGCGTCGACGGCACCGGTCGGGCGGTACGCGGCGTCGATGGTCCCGTCCTCCGCGACCCCCGGCAGCCGCCCCCAGTAGTTCCCGCGGCCGGCCGCGGTGTAGACGCGGAACGGGCCCATGTCGGCGTCGACCTGCCGGCCGTTCCCGACCACGTCGTTTTCGGTGACCGTCAACGACGGGAGGAGGAGGTCGTCCCTGATCCCGATCCCGTTGTCGGCGACGACGTTGCGGGAGAGGTACGACCGGGGCGCGCCGATCCCGATCCCGACGCCGTTGTCGGTGAGCACGTTGTCGGTGACGAAGGACGCGCTGCCGGCGACGATCAGGCCCGCGTCGCTCTCGCGGACGTCGTTTCCGCGGAGCACGTTCAGGTGGGGGCGCGTCATCACGATCACGCCGGTCCGCGTGCCCCGGATCGAATTGTTCCGGACCAGCGCGCGAGACGTGTACATCTCGTGGACGCCGTACCGGAGGTCGGTCATCCGCGAGTCCCTGACGACGACGCCGTGGGCCCGGTGGGTGTACACCGCGTCGCGGCCCCCCTCGAAGGTCACGTTCTGGACGACGACGGGGTCGAACATCGCCAGCACGCCCATGAACCCGTCCTCCCATTCCCCGGGGCCGACGATCCGCGAGTCCCGAACGACGAGTCCGCGACCCCCGCGGACGAGGACGCCGTTCGCGCGCGTCCGGATCTCGACGCCCGCCACGAGCGACCCCGTGCCGTTCTCGAACTGGATCGCCGCGTCACCACGGCCGTAGGCCACGCGGATGAACTGGTCCCACTCGCCGCCGGAGACGTTCGCGAGGGACCTGGCCCCTGTCGACCCGGTGCCGCTGATCCGGAGGTCGGTGACGGCCACGCGCGGGGCCGTGGCCGTGATGACGGTCCCCGAGAAGCGACCGCGGACGTGGGTCTCCGGCCCGGCCCCTGCCAGCGTCAGCGGTTTGTCGACGGTGACGTTGCCGTCGTAGGTGCCCGGCGGCAGGCGGACGGTGGTGTTCGCGGGAGCGCGCTCGACGGCCGCCGCGAGCGTGGGAGCGTCCTCGCCCACGACGACGGAGACGGGGCGCTCACGGAGCGACTCGGTCGTCGAGACCTGCCGGTCGGCCCACTCGCTCCGGTTTTCCGTGATCCGGTCCATCCGCGTCGTCGGCGACGGCCGGTCGACCCGCCGGTCCCGGACCGCCTCCCAGTCCAGCACGCGCCCGTCGTACCGGTCGGCGAACGACTGGGCCGCCGCCCGCTCGCTGAACGGGACGACGGCCGGCCCGCCGGGCGTCCGGGCACGGCTGTCGACGACGAACCACGCCTCCCGGGCAGACACCCAGCCGCCCGCGATGCTGTTTCGCTCGATCAGGAAGTCCTGTTCGTTCAGCGCCGGGTCGTTCCCCACGTAGTCCGAGACGAGGACGCCCGCCGGTTCGCCGAACTGCTGGGTCGTCCGCGAGTCCTGGAGGTGTGCCACCACGCTGTCGATGCCGTAGTAGCCGACGACGTACTCGTACCGGGAGAAAAACACCTCTCCCTGCGGAATCGAGAGGTTCCGGGCCCGCGCCTCCTGCACGTCGACGCCGGTCATGCCCATCGTGAGCGTCTCGTCGAACGACACCGGTTCGACGTCCCGACCGGCGTCGGGGTCGACCGCGAATCCGGTCGCGGTCAGGAGCACGACGAACGCCAGTGCGGCGAGGACGTATCTGACGTCGATCATCGCCCGAGCTGCTGGATCAGCCGCGACGTTACCTCCTCGACGGTGACGAGCTGGCCACCGTACTCGTCGCGAAACGACGAGGCGTCGGCCTCGTCGCCGAACGCGATCAGGTCCCTGCCCATCGCTCCCTCGACTTCCGAGTCGGCGACGAACGTCACCGTCGCGGCCCGCGCGAACGCCGAGGCCTCGGGATGGGTCGATATCACCGGTTGCCCGTCCCCCGTCGACACCTGATAGTCGACCGACGAGTAGTCCGTGACGTACACGACCGACCGCTCCCAGCCCTCCTCCTGCTTCTCGAAGTCGTACTGGAACGCCTCCCAGGTGCTGTCGAAGCGCGCCGGGTTGTCGTGTCCCTCGGGTCGTTCGTCCGGGTAGAATATCTCCGCCGACGGCCCGGGATGGTTCGGAATCACCATCCCGCAGACCTCGCAACCGTCGTCCGCGGTCAGCGTCACCGCCGCCGGCACGTCCGCCGTTCCGTCGCCGTCTCCCTCCCGAATCCCCGAACAGCCCGCCAGTGCCGCCACGCCGACGGCACCCATTCCCCCGAGGACCGTCCGCCGCAGGTACCCATCGGTTTCGTCCGACCCCGCCGCCGACTGTACATGATTATCACACATCTGTCGTAATCTCTCCGACGGGTCGCGTGCGAGCACGGCGACTCACCGTCTGGCTCGTGGTCGAAATTTACGGCCGAATCCGCCATAAGGACGCGGGCATCTCCCGGACTCTGGGAACGCGTTATCGCTGCTCGCGCACGCACTCCTCGATCGGTGCGAGGAGGTCGTCTACGACCTCGTAGGGGTCGGTCTCGCGGTCGACCACCTGGTCGACGAACGCCTCGATCCCGCCGCGAGCGTCGATCTCCTCGGACAGCAGGTCGGCAGCGTCCTCGCGCAGCAGCGTCCTGATCTCCGCGGCGTAGCGCTCGCGGGCCTTCGCCTCCAGTTGCCCCGACTCGACGAGGTACTCCCGGTGGTCCTCGAGGACCGAGAGGAGTTCTTCCAGCCCGTCGCCGCGCTTGGCGACCGTCTCGACGATCGGCGGCGTCCACGAGGGGTCGTCCGCATCGTCGGCCTCCCCGGCCTCCAGTTCGGCCGCGGCGTCGTCGCCCGTCTTCTCGACCGCGCCGTGGTGGCCGGTGGCGACGGCGAGTTCGTCCCGGCGCATCTCGATCATCTCGCGGAGTTCCTGCACCGTCCTGTTTGCCCCGTCCAGGTCGGCCTTGTTGACGACGAACAGATCGGCGATCTCGAGGATGCCGGCCTTGAGCATCTGCACGTCGTCGCCGCTGGCCGGCGGGACCAGGACGGTCACCGTGTCGGCCGTCCGGACGATGTCCACCTCGTTTTGCCCCGCGCCGACCGTCTCGATGATGATCTTGTCCTTCCCGAAGGCGTCCAGCGCTTTCACGGCGTCCGTCGTGGCCGTCGAGAGGCCGCCGAGGGTCCCGCGGGCCGACATCGACCGGAAGAACACGTCCATGTCGCCCGTGTTCGAGGCCATCCGGATGCGATCCCCGAGGACCGCGCCGCCGGTGAACGGCGAGGACGGGTCGATGGCGATGACGCCGACCGTCAGCCCGCGGTCGCGGTAGGCCTCGGCCATCTTGTCCACGAGGGTGGACTTGCCCGCGCCGGGGCTGCCGGTGATCCCGATCACGTCCGCGTGGCCCGTGTGTTCGTGCAACTGGGAGACGAGGTCGCGGTAGCCGGGCGTGCGGTCCTCGATGAGACTGATCGTCCGCGCCAGCGCGCGGTGGTCGCCGTCGAGCAGGTCGTCGACGAGCGATTTCATCGTCGATCGGGCGCGTTCTCGCGGACGAAGTCGACGATCTCGTCCATGGACGCGCCGGGGCCGAAGATCTTCGCGACCCCGAGTTCGAGCAGTTCGTCGCGGTCCTCCTCGGGAATGATCCCGCCCACGAGGATCATGGTGTCCTCGAGGGCGCCGTACTCTTCGAGTCCCGCGACGATTTTGGGAACCAGGGTGCTGTGCGCGCCGGAGAGGATCGAGATGCCAAGCACGTCGACGTCTTCCTGGACCGTCGCCTGCACGATCTCGTCTGGCGCCTT
Above is a genomic segment from Halorientalis sp. LT38 containing:
- a CDS encoding NosD domain-containing protein, encoding MIDVRYVLAALAFVVLLTATGFAVDPDAGRDVEPVSFDETLTMGMTGVDVQEARARNLSIPQGEVFFSRYEYVVGYYGIDSVVAHLQDSRTTQQFGEPAGVLVSDYVGNDPALNEQDFLIERNSIAGGWVSAREAWFVVDSRARTPGGPAVVPFSERAAAQSFADRYDGRVLDWEAVRDRRVDRPSPTTRMDRITENRSEWADRQVSTTESLRERPVSVVVGEDAPTLAAAVERAPANTTVRLPPGTYDGNVTVDKPLTLAGAGPETHVRGRFSGTVITATAPRVAVTDLRISGTGSTGARSLANVSGGEWDQFIRVAYGRGDAAIQFENGTGSLVAGVEIRTRANGVLVRGGRGLVVRDSRIVGPGEWEDGFMGVLAMFDPVVVQNVTFEGGRDAVYTHRAHGVVVRDSRMTDLRYGVHEMYTSRALVRNNSIRGTRTGVIVMTRPHLNVLRGNDVRESDAGLIVAGSASFVTDNVLTDNGVGIGIGAPRSYLSRNVVADNGIGIRDDLLLPSLTVTENDVVGNGRQVDADMGPFRVYTAAGRGNYWGRLPGVAEDGTIDAAYRPTGAVDATVLSAEGGLTLRESPAVALLRSVQDRLPGLRTSGVLDTAPLAEPVRPNTLERVNGSEP
- the meaB gene encoding methylmalonyl Co-A mutase-associated GTPase MeaB — protein: MKSLVDDLLDGDHRALARTISLIEDRTPGYRDLVSQLHEHTGHADVIGITGSPGAGKSTLVDKMAEAYRDRGLTVGVIAIDPSSPFTGGAVLGDRIRMASNTGDMDVFFRSMSARGTLGGLSTATTDAVKALDAFGKDKIIIETVGAGQNEVDIVRTADTVTVLVPPASGDDVQMLKAGILEIADLFVVNKADLDGANRTVQELREMIEMRRDELAVATGHHGAVEKTGDDAAAELEAGEADDADDPSWTPPIVETVAKRGDGLEELLSVLEDHREYLVESGQLEAKARERYAAEIRTLLREDAADLLSEEIDARGGIEAFVDQVVDRETDPYEVVDDLLAPIEECVREQR
- a CDS encoding ABC transporter ATP-binding protein, producing MTEPALAVEDLTVAFGDVTAVDSVSFTAAPETVTCLVGPNGSGKTTLIRAVADLVASDGGTVEHAESTSRSVGYLPQAPAFRPQFTVAETLQFYADLTGGEVDVEATVDRVGLGGVPDRRIDALSGGMTRLLGIAQATVGDPPLVLLDEPSSGLDPMMTRHVGDVITDLAVDGSAVLVTSHDLTTVDRIADQVLVLDRGRVVAADSPAALRQETGTDSLESALTELVAVESGTVLTRTGTEGDT
- a CDS encoding Zn-ribbon domain-containing OB-fold protein; translated protein: MSDEVRDDGFDDLLDAVADGEGFYVECDEGHGSLPPRLACPQCGSQELSEEPLPESGEIVTYTIVAVPTPQFADDAPYVTAVVDFGPVSVTGQVRGVDPEDVETGQVVGIDVDETVTSGDRLLVFERR
- a CDS encoding nitrous oxide reductase accessory protein NosL translates to MCDNHVQSAAGSDETDGYLRRTVLGGMGAVGVAALAGCSGIREGDGDGTADVPAAVTLTADDGCEVCGMVIPNHPGPSAEIFYPDERPEGHDNPARFDSTWEAFQYDFEKQEEGWERSVVYVTDYSSVDYQVSTGDGQPVISTHPEASAFARAATVTFVADSEVEGAMGRDLIAFGDEADASSFRDEYGGQLVTVEEVTSRLIQQLGR
- a CDS encoding alpha/beta fold hydrolase; translated protein: MKLRTVAAAVAGGIGLTAAVNRSLSRSAGALEPPLDLEPRTYRWRGFEIGYTEAGDPEDPDLLLLHGINASGSSHEFRAIVDDLAEDHHVVAPDLPGFGLSDRPPLLYSGSLYTTFVEDAAADLTDDPIVVASSLAGAYAAVAAESTPVSELILVCPTATTFQGRRPLVRSVVRSPLVGTAIYNLATSKRAIRHFTTDHGYYDADNVTDDLVDYLWRTAHQPGARFAPASFFGGFLDIDVDLGDVLRDLDVPVTLIWGRQASVTPLEGGEALAKHANVRLLVFDQSDVQPHVEHPKQFAHRVVRGEEPGEATSIEIEVPDEAEE
- a CDS encoding cobalamin B12-binding domain-containing protein — protein: MSEAPEQRTIRCLVGKVGLDGHDRGAHVITRAFRDAGFEVIYSGLHKAPDEIVQATVQEDVDVLGISILSGAHSTLVPKIVAGLEEYGALEDTMILVGGIIPEEDRDELLELGVAKIFGPGASMDEIVDFVRENAPDRR
- a CDS encoding ABC transporter permease subunit, which gives rise to MSGARDALVVAQREFATLLRTPTVLVLALGFLTVVVGFTVASGAGGYLPLILDLIAPVELLVPLLAFAFGYRAIRSDADRGELETIQTYPVSRVAFVGGVFLGRLAGLLPVVLVTLGIAGGVVAFSPGEQVSVIVSHGTIDGPALFLRFVTLTAVFTAVALAVAVAVSAVARSAREALAVAVALVIALVLGFDATLVAGLSGGLIDPGSLDTLTALSPNSAYRGLVYTLAVGDVYTRSAPTPSLVAGATGLTLWLVGALGIAVARVWEN
- a CDS encoding thiolase C-terminal domain-containing protein — encoded protein: MSDPRVAGVGLTHFGKRPERTGREMFADAGLAALDDAGIDPDDVEALFYGNFMGELAEHQGHQAPLMAEAVGLDVPATRYESACASSGAALRDAVLRVRNGEADVVLVGGSERMTNIGTAAATDALSIAADDLYEIRAGITFPGAYALMARAYFEEFGGSREDLAEIAVKNHEHALPNEYAQMQQEITTEDALDAPTIADPLGLYDSCPITDGATAAVVTSEEYAEEHGLDAQVAITGTGQGGDKMALHDRQYLSRTPATEDAATEAYADAGIEAADVEFLEVHDCFTIAEVLALEGLGCYEPGDAIGAAGRGETTRHGDLPVNLSGGLKAKGHPVGATGVAQLISITKLLEGRHPRSDAVSDASTAVAHNAGGTVASATVHVLEEVGR